In Streptomyces violaceusniger Tu 4113, one DNA window encodes the following:
- the cobT gene encoding nicotinate-nucleotide--dimethylbenzimidazole phosphoribosyltransferase, which produces MSGLNLDDFVDLIERPDGGIRRDAEERRERLAVPPGALGRLDELGEWLAAAQQRVPVKPVERPRVILFAGDHGISDLGVSARPARSAHRLVRAVLDGESPAAILAARLGASVQVIDMALDCDPEDLPAEVTRHRVRRGSGRLDVEDALTLDEAERAFRTGMAIADEEADSGTDLLVLGDLSVGGTTAAATLIAALCGTDASVVTGRGGAAIDDLAWMRKCAAIRDGLRRARPVLGDQLQLLATVGGADLAAITGFLLQSAVRRTPVILDGVVSAACALVAQRVAFRAPDWWLAGQASGEPGQEKALDRIALTPLLDHGVTVGEGTGALLALPLVQAAAALHAELPERAEGSEGSGPSEHPANDEAPETTG; this is translated from the coding sequence GTGAGCGGCCTGAATCTCGATGACTTCGTCGACCTGATCGAACGCCCCGACGGGGGCATCCGGCGTGACGCCGAGGAGCGCCGCGAGCGGCTCGCGGTGCCGCCGGGCGCGCTAGGGCGGCTGGACGAACTGGGCGAATGGCTCGCCGCCGCGCAGCAGCGGGTGCCCGTCAAGCCCGTCGAGCGGCCCCGCGTCATCCTCTTCGCCGGCGACCACGGCATCTCCGACCTCGGCGTCTCCGCCCGCCCCGCCAGGAGCGCCCACCGCCTGGTCCGCGCCGTGCTCGACGGCGAGAGCCCGGCCGCCATCCTCGCCGCCCGCCTCGGCGCGTCCGTCCAGGTCATCGACATGGCGCTGGACTGCGACCCCGAGGACCTCCCGGCGGAGGTCACCCGCCACCGCGTACGCCGCGGCTCCGGCCGGCTCGACGTCGAGGACGCGCTCACCCTGGACGAGGCCGAGCGGGCCTTCCGCACCGGGATGGCCATCGCCGACGAGGAGGCGGACTCCGGCACCGACCTTCTCGTCCTCGGTGACCTCAGCGTCGGCGGCACGACCGCGGCTGCCACGCTGATCGCCGCGCTGTGCGGTACGGACGCGTCCGTGGTCACCGGCCGCGGCGGGGCCGCCATCGACGACCTCGCCTGGATGCGCAAATGCGCCGCGATCCGCGACGGGCTGCGCCGGGCCCGCCCGGTGCTCGGCGATCAGCTCCAACTGCTGGCCACGGTCGGCGGTGCCGACCTCGCCGCGATCACCGGCTTCCTGCTGCAGAGCGCCGTACGCCGCACCCCTGTCATCCTCGACGGCGTCGTCTCGGCGGCCTGCGCACTGGTCGCCCAGCGGGTGGCGTTCCGCGCCCCGGACTGGTGGCTGGCCGGTCAGGCCAGCGGCGAGCCCGGCCAGGAGAAGGCCCTCGACCGCATCGCCCTCACGCCGCTGCTCGACCACGGCGTCACGGTCGGCGAGGGCACGGGCGCGCTGCTCGCCCTGCCGCTGGTACAGGCGGCGGCGGCGCTGCACGCGGAGCTCCCGGAGCGCGCGGAAGGCTCCGAGGGCTCGGGGCCCTCGGAGCACCCGGCGAACGACGAGGCCCCGGAGACCACCGGCTAG
- a CDS encoding adenosylcobinamide-GDP ribazoletransferase, protein MDTTPEPPQSQSEPSARPPEAEPGPSESTENTEPSEPSEGAERPERPGHPPRPAYDPPPAHAPRAPWADGIRFAFGTLTVLPVRGTRWDREAAHAGMLCAPLAGLTVGLCAAAVGGVLLFLGGGALLAAVATAAIPAVLTRGLHLDGLADTADGLGSGKPAEDALRIMKRSDIGPFGVITLLFVLLGQVAALAQLYGQSWAHGAVGAAVAGVAARCALTLAARVDVPAARPEGLGAAVAGTVPWRSAGVVAAVVVVGCAVVAIPFGPYAVVRHAFAALAALAAAELLLHHCRRRLGGVTGDVFGALAETAATMALVVLTFG, encoded by the coding sequence ATGGACACCACGCCGGAGCCGCCGCAGTCACAATCGGAGCCGTCCGCACGCCCGCCGGAGGCCGAACCCGGCCCCTCGGAGAGCACGGAAAACACCGAGCCCTCCGAGCCCTCCGAGGGGGCGGAGCGCCCGGAACGGCCCGGGCATCCGCCGCGCCCCGCCTACGATCCGCCGCCCGCGCACGCTCCGCGTGCCCCCTGGGCCGACGGGATCCGCTTCGCCTTCGGCACGCTCACGGTGCTGCCCGTACGGGGCACGCGCTGGGATCGGGAGGCTGCGCACGCCGGGATGCTGTGCGCGCCGTTGGCCGGGCTGACGGTGGGGCTGTGCGCGGCGGCGGTGGGTGGGGTGTTGCTGTTCCTGGGCGGTGGGGCGCTGTTGGCGGCCGTCGCCACCGCCGCGATACCCGCCGTACTGACCCGCGGCCTCCATCTCGACGGGCTCGCCGACACCGCGGACGGGCTCGGCAGCGGCAAACCCGCCGAGGACGCGCTGCGCATCATGAAGCGGTCGGACATCGGGCCGTTCGGCGTGATCACGCTGCTGTTCGTCCTGCTCGGCCAAGTGGCGGCCCTGGCCCAGCTTTACGGGCAGAGCTGGGCGCACGGCGCGGTCGGGGCGGCCGTGGCCGGTGTCGCCGCGCGCTGCGCCCTGACGCTCGCGGCCCGCGTGGACGTTCCGGCGGCCCGGCCGGAGGGGCTGGGCGCGGCGGTCGCGGGCACGGTGCCGTGGCGTTCCGCCGGTGTGGTGGCGGCGGTGGTGGTGGTCGGCTGCGCGGTGGTGGCCATCCCCTTCGGCCCGTACGCCGTCGTCCGTCACGCCTTCGCCGCGCTGGCCGCGCTGGCAGCCGCCGAACTCCTGCTGCACCACTGCCGCCGCCGCCTCGGCGGGGTGACCGGCGATGTCTTCGGCGCGCTCGCGGAGACGGCCGCCACGATGGCTCTGGTGGTCCTGACCTTCGGGTAG
- a CDS encoding leucyl aminopeptidase, which produces MTALTLSTSSAAALRADAVVVGVAKGAKGPVLAAGAEAVDKAFGGKLAAVLETLGATGADGEVTKLPAASGLKAPVVLAVGLGDVPAKDDGYDAETLRRAAGAASRALSGSKKGAFALPIEDVAAAAAVAEGALLGAYTYDKSNGNGGSAKDGKNAKSAKNAADADKKNNGPLAEVALVGGKPRDKAYKAAAERATALVEEINRARDLINTPSNLLNPADFAAEAVAAAKEHGLKTEVLDEKALKKGGYGGILGVGQGSEAPPRLVRIAYTHPKAEKTLALVGKGITYDSGGISLKPPGHNETMKCDMSGAAAVFATVVAAARLGLRVNLTGWLALAENMPSGSATRPGDVLSMYGGKTVEVLNTDAEGRLVLADAITRAGEEKPDAIVDVATLTGAMVLALGNRTFGIMTNDEAFRTSLHEIAEEAGEQSWPMPLPTHLRKGIDSPVADLANMGERMGGGLVAGIFLKEFVADGITWGHLDIAGPAFNEAGPFGYTPKGGTGAAVRTLVRLAERAADGDLG; this is translated from the coding sequence GTGACTGCTCTGACTCTCAGCACCTCGTCCGCCGCGGCACTGCGCGCGGACGCCGTCGTCGTCGGCGTGGCGAAGGGGGCCAAGGGCCCTGTCCTCGCCGCCGGCGCCGAGGCCGTGGACAAGGCGTTCGGCGGAAAGCTGGCCGCCGTTCTGGAGACGCTCGGCGCGACCGGCGCCGATGGCGAGGTGACCAAGCTGCCCGCCGCGTCCGGCCTCAAGGCCCCGGTCGTGCTGGCGGTCGGGCTGGGCGACGTCCCGGCCAAGGACGACGGCTATGACGCCGAGACGCTGCGCCGGGCCGCGGGGGCGGCCTCCCGTGCGCTGTCCGGTTCGAAGAAGGGCGCGTTCGCGCTGCCGATCGAGGACGTGGCGGCCGCCGCCGCCGTCGCCGAGGGCGCGCTGCTCGGGGCGTACACGTACGACAAGAGCAACGGCAACGGCGGCAGCGCCAAGGACGGCAAGAACGCCAAGAGCGCCAAGAACGCCGCGGACGCGGACAAGAAGAACAACGGGCCGCTCGCCGAGGTCGCCCTGGTCGGCGGCAAGCCGCGCGACAAGGCGTACAAGGCGGCCGCCGAGCGCGCCACCGCCCTGGTCGAGGAGATCAACCGCGCCCGTGACCTGATCAACACCCCGTCCAACCTCCTCAACCCGGCCGACTTCGCGGCCGAGGCGGTCGCGGCCGCCAAGGAGCACGGTCTCAAGACCGAGGTGCTGGACGAGAAGGCGCTCAAGAAGGGCGGGTACGGCGGCATCCTCGGCGTGGGCCAGGGTTCGGAGGCCCCGCCGCGGCTGGTGCGGATCGCGTACACCCACCCCAAGGCGGAGAAGACGCTCGCCCTGGTCGGCAAGGGCATCACCTACGACTCGGGCGGCATCTCCCTCAAGCCGCCCGGTCACAACGAGACGATGAAGTGCGACATGAGCGGTGCCGCCGCCGTGTTCGCCACCGTCGTCGCCGCCGCCAGGCTGGGCCTGCGGGTCAACCTCACGGGCTGGCTGGCGCTCGCCGAGAACATGCCGTCGGGTTCGGCCACCCGCCCCGGCGATGTGCTGTCGATGTACGGCGGCAAGACCGTCGAGGTGCTGAACACCGACGCCGAGGGCCGGCTGGTGCTCGCCGACGCGATCACCCGCGCCGGTGAGGAGAAGCCGGACGCGATCGTGGACGTGGCGACGCTGACCGGTGCGATGGTTCTCGCGCTGGGCAACCGCACGTTCGGGATCATGACGAACGACGAGGCGTTCCGCACCTCGCTCCACGAGATCGCGGAGGAGGCCGGTGAGCAGTCCTGGCCGATGCCGCTGCCCACCCACCTCCGCAAGGGCATCGACTCCCCGGTCGCCGATCTGGCGAACATGGGCGAGCGCATGGGCGGCGGTCTGGTGGCCGGCATCTTCCTGAAGGAGTTCGTGGCGGACGGGATCACCTGGGGCCACCTGGACATCGCGGGTCCGGCCTTCAACGAGGCCGGTCCGTTCGGCTACACGCCCAAGGGCGGCACCGGTGCCGCGGTCCGCACCCTGGTGCGGCTGGCCGAGCGCGCCGCCGACGGCGATCTCGGCTGA
- the lpdA gene encoding dihydrolipoyl dehydrogenase translates to MANDASTVFDLVILGGGSGGYAAALRAAQLGLDVALIEKDKLGGTCLHRGCIPTKALLHAGELADQAREGSEFGVKTTFEGIDIEGVHKYKDGVVSGLYKGLQGLIASRKVTYVTGEGRLSSPTSVDVNGERYTGRHILLATGSVPKSLPGLEIDGNRVISSDHALVLDRVPKSAVVLGGGVIGVEFASAWKSFGADITIVEALPHLVPVEDESSSKLLERAFRKRGINFSLGSRFSGVEYTADGVKVSLENGKTFEAELLLVAVGRGPVSQGLGYEEAGVAMDRGYVLVDEYMRTNVPTISAVGDLVPTLQLAHVGFAEGMLVAERLAGQNPVPIDYDGVPRVTYCHPEVASVGITEAKAKELYGADKVVALKYNLAGNGKSKILKTAGEIKLVQVRDGAVVGVHMVGDRMGEQVGEAQLIYNWEALPAEVAQLVHAHPTQNEALGEAHLALAGKPLHSHD, encoded by the coding sequence GTGGCGAACGACGCCAGCACCGTTTTCGACCTAGTGATCCTCGGAGGCGGTAGCGGCGGTTACGCCGCTGCCCTGCGCGCGGCGCAGCTGGGTCTGGACGTCGCCCTGATCGAGAAGGACAAGCTGGGCGGCACCTGTCTGCACCGTGGCTGTATCCCCACCAAGGCTCTGCTGCACGCCGGTGAGCTCGCCGACCAGGCCCGCGAGGGCTCGGAGTTCGGTGTGAAGACCACCTTCGAGGGCATCGACATCGAGGGTGTACACAAGTACAAGGACGGCGTGGTCTCGGGCCTGTACAAGGGTCTGCAGGGCCTGATCGCCTCCCGCAAGGTCACCTATGTGACGGGTGAGGGCCGGCTGTCCTCCCCGACCTCTGTCGATGTGAACGGCGAGCGTTACACCGGCCGCCACATCCTGCTGGCCACCGGTTCGGTGCCCAAGTCCCTTCCCGGCCTGGAGATCGACGGCAACCGCGTCATCTCCTCCGATCACGCGCTGGTGCTGGACCGCGTGCCGAAGTCCGCGGTCGTGCTGGGCGGCGGCGTCATCGGCGTCGAGTTCGCCTCCGCGTGGAAGTCCTTCGGGGCCGACATCACCATCGTCGAGGCGCTTCCCCACCTCGTCCCGGTCGAGGACGAGAGCAGCTCCAAGCTGCTGGAGCGCGCCTTCCGCAAGCGCGGCATCAACTTCTCCCTCGGCTCCCGCTTCTCCGGCGTCGAGTACACCGCCGACGGCGTCAAGGTCTCGCTGGAGAACGGCAAGACCTTCGAGGCCGAGCTGCTGCTGGTGGCCGTCGGCCGTGGCCCGGTCTCGCAGGGCCTCGGCTACGAGGAGGCCGGGGTCGCCATGGACCGCGGCTATGTCCTCGTCGACGAGTACATGCGGACCAACGTTCCGACCATCTCCGCCGTCGGCGACCTGGTCCCCACCCTCCAGCTCGCCCACGTCGGCTTCGCCGAGGGCATGCTGGTGGCCGAGCGGCTGGCGGGCCAGAACCCCGTTCCGATCGACTACGACGGCGTGCCGCGGGTGACGTACTGCCACCCCGAGGTCGCCTCCGTCGGCATCACCGAGGCCAAGGCCAAGGAGCTGTACGGTGCGGACAAGGTCGTCGCCCTGAAGTACAACCTCGCGGGCAACGGCAAGAGCAAGATCCTCAAGACCGCGGGCGAGATCAAGCTCGTGCAGGTACGGGACGGTGCCGTCGTCGGCGTCCACATGGTCGGTGACCGGATGGGCGAGCAGGTCGGCGAGGCTCAGCTGATCTACAACTGGGAGGCGCTGCCTGCCGAGGTCGCCCAGCTCGTCCACGCCCACCCCACTCAGAACGAGGCGCTCGGCGAGGCCCACCTGGCCCTGGCCGGCAAGCCGCTGCACTCCCACGACTGA